CACAGCCGCCAGGCGTTTACAGAAGAGGCTCAGGGTGTCGGTGAGCGCATCTTCTTTGTCGCACAGCGGAAAAAAGGGAGCCACTACCGTGGCGTGCAGGCCATAGCGCATGGGTTCCGCCACAAGGGCATCCCACGACAGGTTGTGCGGCAGATCGCGTGGCAGGGGCAACGAGGGGGCAGGCACGTTCTGTCCCCTGAGCGCGTCGTAGCCCAGCAGGGCGGAACCCGCGGAGTAAAGTGGGCTGTGTTCCTCAGGGACGTAATAAACGGCATAACGGTATTGCATATTATACAAAGCGCTTGCGAATGAATTGGGAAATCATGTCAAAAACCACCACTACCGCAATAATGACAAGCATGACGGCCGATGTCTGGGGAAAATAGAACCCGCGGATCATCTCCCACAGTACCACGCCAATGCCGCCAGCCCCCACCATACCTACTACGGTGGCCGACCGGATGTTGGATTCCAGCCGGTAGAGCGAGAAGGATATCCACAGGGGCAGCACCTGGGGGATGACGCCGTACAGAATTTCTTCAATAGCCAACGCCCCAGTGGCGCGCATGCCTTCCACCGGCTGGGGGTCAATGGCTTCTACAGCCTCGGAAAAAAGTTTGGCAAGAATGCCCGTGGTATGCACAAAAAGCGCCATCACGCCCGCAAAGGGGCCAAGACCTACGGCAACCACAAAAAGCATGGCAAAAACCATTTCGTTGATGGCCCTGCAGGCGTCCATAATCCGTCGCACGGGCTGGTAAACCCACCAGGGCACGAGGTTGTCCGAGCTGAGAATGCCCAGGGGCACGGCAAAGATCACCGCCAGGGCCGTGCCCCAAAGGGCCACCTGGATGGTGACCACCATTTCCTTGATATAAAGTCGCCAATCGGAAAAATCGGGGGGAAAAAATTCGCACGCGAACGAGCCCATGTTTCGGGCGTCAGTGAACAGGGCCGCGGGGTTCATTTCTGCCCCTCCCCACGACCAGACCAGCAGGGAAAGGCAGATGCCCCAACCCAGCAGCGAAAACCAGGGTCGGTTGACCGGCGTGTGTTGTGCGGATGCTGTCATGAAATATCCTTTTAGAGCATGCAACACTTGAAATGCTCGCTTACGGCAGGCAAAAGCCTGCCTTCTCGCATTTTGTGGCAAGGATTTTCAAGAAAATCCTTGCAGAGCAGTTAGCTCATTTCATTCGCTAACTGCTCTAGCTGAAAGGCGCAGACCCGGCCGCAACATGGGGTAGCCCACTGCGGCCGGGGCGCGCTGCCTTTGGCGTAGGTGGGGCGTTATGAACCTTTTTTGATGGCTTCGGCGCGAGCATTCAACGTAGCAAGGGCTTCGTCCACTTTTGCCAATTGGGCTTT
The sequence above is a segment of the Desulfovibrio legallii genome. Coding sequences within it:
- the phnE gene encoding phosphonate ABC transporter, permease protein PhnE; the encoded protein is MTASAQHTPVNRPWFSLLGWGICLSLLVWSWGGAEMNPAALFTDARNMGSFACEFFPPDFSDWRLYIKEMVVTIQVALWGTALAVIFAVPLGILSSDNLVPWWVYQPVRRIMDACRAINEMVFAMLFVVAVGLGPFAGVMALFVHTTGILAKLFSEAVEAIDPQPVEGMRATGALAIEEILYGVIPQVLPLWISFSLYRLESNIRSATVVGMVGAGGIGVVLWEMIRGFYFPQTSAVMLVIIAVVVVFDMISQFIRKRFV